Within bacterium (Candidatus Blackallbacteria) CG13_big_fil_rev_8_21_14_2_50_49_14, the genomic segment ATCTGAAGCAGTTTGTTTGGCCTGAGCAGGTGATTTTTGTCTGTTTTGATGCGCTCAGCCTCACAACCTACCGTGAAAAGCTTGCTGAAATGGCTTTCTGAGTGCCAAAACTCTCCCTGTCTCCCATCTCTGTCAGAGATAGTTTATAATGTCTGCAATGGGAGCGCATACTGAGCATGAATCTTGAAAAACTAGCGACCTTCTTTGCTGAAGGCACCCTCTTTAATAATCTTTCCAGAGAAGAACTGAACCAACTGGCACAAATTGCCCGTGAGCGTAAGTTTGATCGGGGACAGGTTATTTTCTATGAGGGTGATCTCGGCGGCAGTCTTTATATTATTGTCACGGGCTCCGTTAAAATTGTGATCATGTCAGATGATGGCCGGGAGCATATCCTGGGCCTTTTGCATGAAGGCGACTTCTTTGGCGAAGTTTCATTGATTGACGGTGAACCGCGTTCAGCCACAGCCATTGCGCTTGAAAATGTAAATGTGGTCATGATCAGTCGCGATGATTTTATCCGGCTTTTACGTGAAAACCCTGAAATGTCGCTCAAGATTATGGTCACGCTCTGCGAACGCCTGCGGAAAACAGACAAACATGTGGAGAGTCTGGCTTTCCTCAGTGCCCCTGGCCGTGTAGCCCAGGTTTTGTTGAATCTTGCTGAGACCCATGCTTCAGGCCAAGATAAAAATATTACTGTCTCTCATAAAATTACCCGTCAGGAGTTTGCCAGTCTGGCGGGTACTTCGCGTGAAACCTTGACCCGTGTCTTGATGGACTTTCAGGATGATGGTCTGATCAAGCTTGAAAAGAATAAAATACATATTTATGACCGTCTCCATCTCAAGGAAAAAGTGGTCTAGATTTTCTCTTCCCTTTTTTACAGTCTTGGTTTTGACAGGCTGTTACAGTTTTGGATTAGAAAAACTGGAAACCCCCGCTCAGACTTTTGAACTGAAAGCCTGTGAAGGCGGAGCGCATCCGCTTCGCTTTCAAGATTCCCGTTTTCAGCTTCAATTGCGTTACCAGGGGGAAGCTCCTGCTTTGGCGACTGCCCAAAATCTTTTCGGACGCACCACCCGCTTTGTGGTGCCCTATCCCCGCCAAACCCTGCTCTTTGAGCTTGAGATTGAAAATACAAGCACAGAAGTGCTGCGCTTTTCTCCCGAGCAGATGCATCTGCTTTTCCCGAATACCCAAAAACAACTGGCGCCTCTCAACCTGAATGCCTTTAAACAGTTTTGGCCTGCTACTGGGGTCTGGAGTGCTGAGACGCTTTTAGATCGTGCTGCTGCCCTGGGAGAAGTCACGCGTACGCTGTGGGGAGCAGCTCCGATTTTGCCCCAGGCGAAGCAATCAGGTTTTTTGGCCTTTCCCCGTTTTGAACTGCACAAAGGGGAAAAAGTCGAACTTGAGTTTTTAGAGGGGCAAGAAAGTCAAAACCCCCGCAAAATCAGCCTTTGCCTGGAAGCAAATTAAAGCTTTAAGCGTTTAATTACGCCATGTTAACTTATCCTTTATAATTTTTACCCCAAGCTTTTCCAACCATTAACCATCCCTTAATCTTAAGTGCGCAAGATATTAATCTGATCGGCGGATATGAGAGGTAAGAGAAATTTTTACTTCGCAAATCACACATACCGCAAGGAGATAAGACAATGGGTGGAATCGACGGAATCGCCGGCTTTATTAATAATCTGAACCAAGTTACACAGACTATCGGGGCTGTACAAGGTGCTGCTGAAGCCCTCGCGCCTGCGGTTTATGCTGTAGACAATACCGTAAACCAGATTGCTTCTGTTTTTACCGGAGATCAGTACACTCCCTATAATCCTTATCCCGCTTATCCGGTTTATCCGCCTATGCCTGTTGGCTTTATGGAGCAGGGCAAAGTAGGCCTGATTGGCAATATGCTCGCCGGTGGTGTGGCTGGTGCCATGACCCATCAACAATCCAGTGAAGCGATTAAAACGATCAAAGCCGGTCAAACCGGTGCTGGTTTTAAAGCCTTGGGTATGTCTTCTCTTAAAGCGGGTGGTATTGGTGCGGCTGTAACGGGTGTGATTTCTGCGGCTAAAAATATTTCTCT encodes:
- a CDS encoding Crp/Fnr family transcriptional regulator, which encodes MNLEKLATFFAEGTLFNNLSREELNQLAQIARERKFDRGQVIFYEGDLGGSLYIIVTGSVKIVIMSDDGREHILGLLHEGDFFGEVSLIDGEPRSATAIALENVNVVMISRDDFIRLLRENPEMSLKIMVTLCERLRKTDKHVESLAFLSAPGRVAQVLLNLAETHASGQDKNITVSHKITRQEFASLAGTSRETLTRVLMDFQDDGLIKLEKNKIHIYDRLHLKEKVV